AACCTCCTGTTTGAGGTGGTGAAAGCTCTTCCATTTTTTGTATTCGGTACTAAAAAGAAAAGTATCGGCGGCCAGGGTTAGGCTATCCACATGAGCATCCACATAAGAGTTTACTTTAGAGGAAGAGAAAATTTTACCCAAGTCGTAACAAACATATTCGCCAAGCTGAAACGGTTGGGTAGAAACCCACACCAGTTTTTGTTCCGGTTTAAAAATAACCGAGTGATGGCAAATTAATTGGTTAATCGCTTTTTCGTTTCCGTATCCAAAGAAATCATTGTTTAATCCCAATTGGTTACGCAGCATAAAGGCCATATCCTTAACATCCAGCTTGGGGTCCTGATTCAAAAGCTGATTTACCCGTTTAAGTCTATATTCAGAAGTCGTTGCTCTGGCGTCGTCCATTACCCGGGCATCTTGATTAAACTCCTTGCTTTGGTAGTGATTGGAGCAAACGATGGAGTTTTGAGTTGGGTAAACCAGGGCGGTTTGGTTAGGTGATTTTTCTATGATAGCAGTTTTCCCATCCGAAGCAGACCCAATCATGATGCTCTCGGCAACAAAGGTTTTGCGTTTTTGCGCTATAGCGTAAGCCTCTTGAATATTGGAGGCAAATTGCAATATTTCTCTTGCCAGCAGTGAAATTGGAGTAGCTGCCGAAGTAGGAAAATCGCTTTTAGCCGCATTGATAGTAACGGTGAGGCCTTTTTCATTCATTCCCGAAGCGGCTCCAATGAAACCACCCCAGGTAATGGTCATAAAGCCATAACCGGCGTCGGGTTTTGTGAACTGCACTATTTTATCCTTTGCAAAATCATCCCCGGTATAAAAGTCAAAATTCCGACCAATAAGCAAGGAGCCATCTTCTGATTTATCGCCCCAAACCGAAAAGGAGGTGCAGCCTACAACCAAACCCATTTCCTGCAGCGCATGACCTATGTCGTGTGCTGCGTGGTAATTCAGGTTACGTTCGTAATTTGTTCCTATATAATTGAATTTGGGTGAAAAAGAGTGAGAAA
This genomic stretch from Bacteroidia bacterium harbors:
- a CDS encoding C45 family peptidase, whose protein sequence is MAKKLFLWLLLPLLALTLLLIGYYQFFVKFSPPEITDLSSLKWEREQLGANNYQLGSNWLRRNKFGLWEMYVEGKPFERGVANGKLSQELIQLQEEYFVASIKNLIPSESYLNFLKYFTVFFNRNMPNHVRLDYQQEIYGISHSFSPKFNYIGTNYERNLNYHAAHDIGHALQEMGLVVGCTSFSVWGDKSEDGSLLIGRNFDFYTGDDFAKDKIVQFTKPDAGYGFMTITWGGFIGAASGMNEKGLTVTINAAKSDFPTSAATPISLLAREILQFASNIQEAYAIAQKRKTFVAESIMIGSASDGKTAIIEKSPNQTALVYPTQNSIVCSNHYQSKEFNQDARVMDDARATTSEYRLKRVNQLLNQDPKLDVKDMAFMLRNQLGLNNDFFGYGNEKAINQLICHHSVIFKPEQKLVWVSTQPFQLGEYVCYDLGKIFSSSKVNSYVDAHVDSLTLAADTFLFSTEYKKWKSFHHLKQEVQQYLRGKGDFNEVKAKALVANNPELYQAYWLAGDFYAQSGQVEKARKMYQIALSKQIPRISEKESIEQALKKLE